One genomic region from Pseudanabaena sp. FACHB-2040 encodes:
- a CDS encoding zinc-ribbon domain-containing protein produces MAYACQIGPGQWIYLDSLGAETVITVAASSAGQQQQSTSRLLIGTWTAAPIVVQAGAGVAIKLTTAEGPRYLQVQGSQIAEVAGVPTFDKGSVLPLQENSQVPQAPLQPMQPIQPMQPMAPLPPLQMGNMQMSLNPMAMQMGNMAMQMGNNAAGTQQRFCTQCGQLLKPEDRFCGQCGHAVSQSG; encoded by the coding sequence ATGGCCTATGCCTGTCAGATTGGCCCCGGACAGTGGATTTATCTCGATAGTCTGGGAGCCGAAACAGTAATCACCGTCGCCGCTAGCAGTGCCGGGCAGCAGCAGCAGTCTACTAGTCGGCTGCTGATAGGAACCTGGACTGCTGCGCCCATCGTGGTGCAAGCCGGGGCAGGGGTGGCAATCAAACTGACCACAGCAGAGGGTCCCCGCTACCTGCAGGTACAGGGATCTCAAATTGCCGAAGTTGCTGGGGTGCCTACATTTGACAAAGGCTCGGTGCTGCCCCTGCAGGAAAACAGCCAGGTGCCTCAAGCTCCCCTGCAGCCGATGCAGCCGATACAGCCGATGCAGCCCATGGCTCCCCTACCGCCCCTGCAGATGGGCAATATGCAGATGAGCCTAAACCCAATGGCAATGCAGATGGGCAATATGGCGATGCAGATGGGCAACAACGCTGCCGGGACTCAGCAGCGCTTTTGCACCCAGTGCGGTCAACTGCTCAAACCAGAGGACCGCTTCTGTGGTCAGTGCGGCCATGCAGTGAGCCAGTCTGGCTGA
- a CDS encoding leucine-rich repeat domain-containing protein, translating to MINQIKAGDIALVGLALGLSGAVHPRALAASPAPEPAVPSEVRSDLPIAQAAPAFLSFQEWCEARDSLAAATQQTISILLNELRTEDCLEANRRASVVTLLNLTGYQLSDISPLSTFPLLTELVLHNNQITDISPLAALPNLTRLYLSGNLIADVTPLANLERLRFLVLMDNDLVSLAGLGEIDALQELYLNENQIAEVGELARLTNLNKLYLSRNQIQDVSPLGSLTSLRVLDISSNQVANVSPLVNLVNLQQLNLNRNRVSDAGPLRSLSSLQQLYLYNNPVQNFTCPNNSEAICFI from the coding sequence ATGATCAACCAGATAAAGGCAGGAGACATTGCGCTGGTAGGATTGGCTTTGGGGTTGAGCGGTGCAGTTCACCCTAGAGCGCTAGCCGCCAGTCCTGCCCCAGAACCAGCAGTCCCCTCAGAAGTGCGCTCAGATCTGCCCATAGCCCAAGCTGCGCCTGCATTTCTCAGCTTTCAAGAATGGTGTGAGGCTAGAGATAGCCTAGCTGCCGCTACCCAACAAACGATCAGCATCTTGCTAAATGAATTGCGAACCGAGGATTGCCTTGAGGCCAACCGCCGCGCTTCGGTCGTTACGCTCTTGAATCTGACCGGCTATCAACTGAGCGACATCAGCCCGCTTAGCACTTTCCCGCTGCTGACCGAACTGGTGCTGCACAACAATCAGATTACCGATATCAGCCCCCTAGCAGCGCTGCCAAACCTGACCCGGCTGTACCTCAGCGGTAATCTGATTGCCGATGTCACTCCGCTGGCAAATCTGGAGCGGCTGCGCTTTTTGGTCTTGATGGACAACGATTTAGTGTCACTAGCCGGGTTGGGAGAAATTGACGCGCTGCAGGAACTTTACCTGAACGAGAACCAGATTGCGGAAGTGGGTGAGCTAGCAAGGCTAACTAACCTCAATAAGCTCTATTTGAGCCGCAATCAGATCCAGGATGTCAGCCCCTTGGGCAGCCTGACTAGCCTGCGCGTGCTAGACATCAGCTCTAACCAAGTTGCCAATGTGTCGCCACTGGTTAATCTAGTTAATCTGCAGCAGCTCAACCTCAACCGCAATCGGGTATCAGATGCGGGGCCATTGCGATCGCTCTCCAGCCTGCAGCAACTCTACCTGTACAACAACCCAGTACAGAACTTCACCTGCCCCAACAACAGCGAGGCCATCTGTTTCATCTAG
- a CDS encoding CPBP family glutamic-type intramembrane protease, whose protein sequence is MSLRFCLPGRCFLKRWKFWGLLLGSTIATLLLLSLAASAVSESNYFLARQSAFNRVEAYPIKTLPSTADYRPTGEWMGRLLLPEVEEYAESPGDWVWLEVWHAPIAEPNLVGQKVKLTWQPNPQTEAYVRAVTRDVQFTKQAEQSAEAGSIVPTRLNGRDAVGPLQSLAGARPEDDVTVRLDSVKLITEGTPVVLQTALEPIQVTGREYGLVKILGPNPEVKKPLPPECPGASPCPSEYFKVQHYSAATGLFDGTAETVRIPQQPQVGGHFFSSIRELENASGGTQGWYIYGARDAEGVFTVQALKPRVLFQLQPDQVVLGPTAGLNYIDRQNWQDTPARKGTLRRVLVNPTAAAPEAALKSWQEGDYALVIHLFGGIGGDNKESASLVTVTGHFAYGLARVIREPFTGELQFSILYQQIYAHNTNGIVAGTHDWSAFMGDLQRGWLGQRPVSDVVVKLDYFTQPLELGETTLSLFHQLLIEAQVIAARYRIGDGTGLAAVTPATSCVQDSSQALYIAMQQVKQQATANPATVEWIKQHPDDPEVQKFNQFRRLSKALTQALTPYGVVRSDWENNAGVLAGVAGHDRFARSHGLLSGILSWRSMMPRWGHDDISRIFLRQGAQLWFLRANQVGGIDLGIAPVAPTLLLGGVPVLGQVMKRLADAVAQPTWDEGSVILGSLLLYGAIALPYGFKSKFLRRFAVIGNPLIFLFNLVRLLLLPALIEEVLFRVILLPHPVEGLPLGRWLIWAGLSLGLFVVYHFLSARTYYPAGNPTFFDRRFVVLMTWLGVVLTLAYRVTGSIWVVTLIHWVVVAVWLHGLGGIPRLAGKKFSGEGDLNRPNPM, encoded by the coding sequence ATGTCGCTGCGTTTTTGCCTGCCAGGTCGGTGCTTTCTCAAGCGCTGGAAATTTTGGGGTCTGCTGCTTGGCTCAACCATTGCCACCCTCCTACTGCTCTCTTTAGCAGCCTCAGCCGTCAGCGAATCCAACTACTTCCTGGCCCGGCAATCCGCCTTTAATCGGGTTGAGGCATACCCGATCAAGACCTTGCCCTCGACTGCCGATTACCGGCCCACTGGGGAGTGGATGGGTCGCTTGCTGCTGCCTGAGGTAGAAGAGTATGCCGAGTCTCCTGGCGACTGGGTTTGGCTGGAGGTGTGGCACGCCCCGATAGCAGAGCCTAATTTGGTGGGCCAAAAAGTGAAGCTGACCTGGCAACCAAACCCGCAAACAGAAGCCTACGTCCGAGCGGTCACGCGAGATGTGCAGTTCACAAAGCAGGCTGAGCAGTCGGCAGAGGCGGGCAGTATTGTACCAACTCGGCTGAATGGACGAGACGCGGTAGGGCCCCTGCAGTCTTTAGCCGGGGCTCGCCCGGAAGACGATGTAACGGTAAGGCTAGACAGCGTCAAGCTGATCACAGAGGGAACGCCGGTAGTGCTGCAAACAGCCCTAGAGCCGATTCAGGTAACGGGGCGGGAGTATGGGCTGGTAAAGATCCTAGGGCCTAACCCGGAGGTAAAAAAACCGCTGCCGCCAGAGTGTCCGGGGGCTTCTCCTTGCCCTAGCGAGTATTTTAAGGTACAGCACTACAGCGCAGCCACAGGGCTTTTTGACGGCACCGCCGAGACAGTGCGAATTCCGCAACAGCCTCAAGTCGGAGGCCACTTTTTCTCCAGCATTCGCGAGCTAGAAAATGCCTCTGGCGGCACCCAGGGCTGGTACATCTATGGGGCCAGAGACGCTGAGGGCGTGTTTACAGTGCAGGCGCTCAAGCCCCGAGTCCTATTTCAGCTGCAGCCCGATCAGGTGGTACTGGGACCGACAGCAGGGCTTAACTACATTGACCGCCAAAATTGGCAGGACACGCCTGCCCGCAAGGGCACGCTGCGGCGCGTGCTGGTCAACCCGACTGCCGCCGCTCCAGAAGCGGCCCTGAAAAGCTGGCAGGAAGGTGACTACGCCTTAGTGATTCACCTCTTTGGCGGCATTGGCGGTGATAACAAAGAATCTGCTTCGCTGGTTACAGTAACAGGGCACTTTGCCTATGGCCTAGCACGGGTGATTCGGGAGCCGTTTACTGGAGAGCTGCAGTTCAGTATTCTCTACCAGCAAATTTATGCTCATAACACCAATGGTATTGTGGCCGGTACCCATGACTGGAGCGCCTTTATGGGCGATTTGCAGCGGGGCTGGCTAGGGCAGCGGCCTGTTTCAGATGTCGTTGTAAAGCTGGACTATTTTACTCAGCCGCTAGAGCTGGGGGAAACAACCCTGTCCCTGTTTCATCAGTTGCTGATCGAGGCCCAGGTAATTGCGGCCCGCTATCGTATTGGAGATGGCACTGGGCTGGCGGCCGTAACGCCTGCAACATCCTGCGTACAAGACTCTAGCCAGGCGCTCTACATCGCTATGCAGCAGGTGAAGCAGCAGGCGACGGCCAATCCGGCTACGGTCGAGTGGATTAAGCAGCATCCGGATGACCCCGAGGTGCAAAAGTTTAATCAATTTAGGCGGTTAAGTAAGGCTTTGACCCAAGCTCTCACGCCCTATGGAGTCGTGCGCTCTGACTGGGAAAACAATGCTGGCGTACTGGCTGGGGTCGCTGGCCACGACCGCTTTGCCCGCAGCCACGGGTTGCTCAGCGGCATTTTGAGCTGGCGTTCGATGATGCCACGTTGGGGACATGACGACATCAGCCGGATCTTTCTGCGGCAGGGGGCACAGCTCTGGTTTTTGCGCGCTAACCAGGTGGGCGGGATTGACCTTGGCATTGCTCCAGTTGCGCCCACGCTGCTGCTAGGGGGTGTGCCGGTGCTGGGACAGGTGATGAAGCGGCTGGCCGATGCTGTGGCTCAGCCCACGTGGGACGAGGGTAGCGTGATTTTAGGGTCGCTGCTGCTGTATGGTGCGATCGCATTGCCCTACGGCTTCAAGAGCAAATTTCTGCGCCGGTTTGCGGTGATCGGCAATCCTCTAATCTTTCTATTTAACTTGGTGCGCCTGCTGCTGCTGCCCGCCCTGATCGAAGAAGTCCTGTTTCGGGTCATCTTGCTGCCTCATCCGGTGGAGGGGTTGCCGCTGGGCCGCTGGTTAATCTGGGCTGGGCTCAGTTTGGGGCTGTTTGTGGTTTATCACTTCCTCAGCGCCCGCACCTACTACCCGGCTGGCAATCCTACCTTTTTTGATCGGCGGTTTGTGGTCTTGATGACCTGGCTCGGGGTTGTATTAACTCTGGCCTATAGAGTTACCGGGTCGATCTGGGTCGTAACCTTAATTCACTGGGTTGTAGTGGCCGTGTGGCTCCACGGTTTGGGCGGCATCCCCCGGCTAGCAGGTAAAAAGTTCAGCGGTGAAGGCGACCTGAACCGACCCAACCCTATGTAG